Proteins encoded in a region of the Acidobacteriota bacterium genome:
- a CDS encoding class I fructose-bisphosphate aldolase translates to MSWNSLEEVAQAMVAPGKGILAADESTGTIKKRFDSINTESTEENRRSYREMLITTPEMEDYISGVIMFDETVRQSTKEGKRFVDELTGKGVIPGIKVDKGAKDLPFAPGEKVTEGLDGLRARVKEYREMGLRFAKWRAVITIGDGIPSDYCIRANAHALARYAALCVEGGLVPIVEPEVLMDGSHTIERCSEVTHRTLYATFQELALHRVPFEQILLKPNMVLSGSDCSVQAGVDAVAKATVECFLRTVPAALPGVVFLSGGQSDELATQHLNAMNRIYKGRLPWKLSFSYGRALQAPALQAWNGKASNLEAGKRAFQHRARLNGAATLGQYSEDMEETAAA, encoded by the coding sequence ATGTCCTGGAACAGTCTTGAAGAAGTCGCTCAAGCCATGGTGGCGCCCGGAAAGGGAATCCTGGCAGCCGACGAGAGCACCGGCACCATCAAGAAGCGCTTTGATTCCATCAATACCGAGTCGACCGAAGAGAACCGGCGGTCTTACCGCGAAATGCTCATCACCACCCCCGAGATGGAGGACTACATCTCGGGCGTGATCATGTTTGATGAAACGGTCCGCCAGTCGACCAAGGAGGGCAAGCGGTTCGTCGACGAGCTGACCGGGAAGGGCGTCATTCCCGGCATCAAGGTCGACAAGGGAGCCAAGGATTTGCCCTTCGCGCCCGGCGAGAAGGTCACCGAAGGGCTGGACGGACTGCGCGCGCGGGTGAAGGAATATCGCGAGATGGGACTGCGTTTCGCCAAGTGGCGGGCCGTCATTACCATCGGCGACGGCATTCCCAGCGACTACTGCATTCGCGCCAACGCCCACGCTCTGGCCCGCTACGCGGCTCTTTGCGTGGAAGGCGGACTGGTCCCCATCGTCGAGCCCGAGGTTCTCATGGACGGCTCCCATACCATCGAACGCTGCTCCGAAGTCACCCATCGGACGCTCTACGCCACCTTCCAGGAGCTGGCCCTCCACCGGGTGCCTTTCGAGCAGATCCTGCTCAAGCCCAACATGGTGCTCAGCGGCAGCGACTGCAGCGTCCAGGCTGGGGTGGATGCCGTGGCCAAAGCCACCGTGGAGTGCTTTCTGCGCACCGTCCCGGCGGCCCTGCCAGGCGTCGTATTCCTCTCCGGCGGACAGAGCGACGAACTGGCCACCCAGCACCTCAATGCCATGAACCGCATCTACAAGGGAAGGTTGCCCTGGAAACTGAGCTTCTCTTACGGCCGCGCCCTGCAGGCTCCGGCGCTGCAAGCCTGGAACGGCAAGGCTTCTAACCTGGAAGCCGGCAAGAGGGCGTTCCAACACCGCGCCAGGCTCAACGGCGCCGCCACCCTGGGCCAGTACAGCGAGGACATGGAGGAGACCGCGGCGGCCTGA